A DNA window from Procambarus clarkii isolate CNS0578487 chromosome 3, FALCON_Pclarkii_2.0, whole genome shotgun sequence contains the following coding sequences:
- the LOC138369009 gene encoding nephrocystin-3-like: protein MILDLHIREHDIGLARLYVKSLGLYVKSLGLYVRSLGLYVKSLGLHVKSLGLYVKSLGLYVKSLGLHVKSLGLYVKSLGLYFKSLGLHVKSLGLYVKSLGLYVKSLGLYVKSLGLYVKSLGLHVKSLGLYVKSLGLYVKSLGLYVKSLGRFPQTLKDLKLNIEGSEVNP from the exons gtctttatgtcaagtctcttggtctttatgtcaagtctctaggtctttatgtcaggtcTCTAGGTctatatgtcaagtctctaggtcttcatgtcaagtctctgggtctttatgtcaagtctcttggtctttatgtcaagtctctaggtcttcatgtcaagtctctgggtctttatgtcaagtcactAGGTCTTTatttcaagtctctaggtcttcatgtcaagtctctgggtctttatgtcaagtctcttg gtctttatgtcaagtctcttggtctttatgtcaagtctctaggtctttatgtcaagtctctaggtcttcatGTCAAGTCTcttggtctttatgtcaagtcactaggtctttatgtcaagtctctgggtctttatgtcaagtctctag gtcggttcccacaaacccTGAAGGATCTGAAGTTAAACATTGAAGGATCAGAAGTTAACCCTTGA
- the LOC138369013 gene encoding tigger transposable element-derived protein 7-like yields the protein MAIRFEELKVAASKLAIQLGIKDFSASDGWVGRFKARHNISNTNKISGEASSTDPTNVDSFKAKLNEYIVSNNLSKYQVYNADETGFMWRAVPSTSLTSRMQENIPGRKISKERLSVLLCANADASHRTKCAVVGKSKNPRALKNIMHALPVIYYNSKKSWFNQIIFTDWFENHFCKEVREFQINKCGIKASEVKALLLLENAPAHPISKLISRDGRIKCMALPPNTTSLIQPMDQGVILAAKRMYQTAMLEDVLVVLPSEEDELTGKDTRAQRTLENLKKYTIREAIFHWARLWNKVKETTLTNSWKKLLTERPRCEAAVSDSEFEGFENEANDFEGFEETIRTMLLQAGQGVQVNDINEWLENDYDPGYELLTEEQIAQSVLGNDSDDSDDSDDDSDDVGEALPRGVGYQKRLEQVEELIEYSIKSKHEVIGNFYVHLTALKQCLKTLARENQIQTKIDKFMISTVREKSSSTSDAAPVDAELPSTSRGASASNECSTSHAAPADAEFPPSRDKSSTNDIKYD from the coding sequence ATGGCAATAAGATTTGAAGAGCTTAAAGTTGCAGCAAGTAAACTTGCCATTCAATTAGGTATAAAAGATTTCAGTGCAAGTGATGGGTGGGTTGGAAGATTTAAGGCTCGGCATAACATTTCAAACACCAACAAAATTTCTGGTGAGGCGTCAAGTACTGATCCCACTAATGTTGATTCATTCAAGGCTAAATTAAACGAGTACATTGTCAGTAATAATTTAAGCAAATATCAAGTATATAATGCTGACGAGACTGGGTTTATGTGGCGAGCTGTACCAAGTACATCCTTAACCAGTAGGATGCAGGAAAATATTCCTGGACGAAAGATAAGCAAGGAACGGCTCTCAGTCTTGCTCTGTGCTAATGCTGATGCCTCTCACAGGACAAAATGTGCCGTGGTAGGCAAGTCTAAAAATCCTCGAGccttaaaaaatataatgcatgcattacctgtaatatattacaattctaagaaatcatggtttaatcaaataatATTTACGGACTGGTTTGAAAACCACTTTTGCAAAGAAGTCAGAGAATTCCAGATCAACAAATGTGGAATAAAGGCCAGTGAGGTTAAGGCATTGTTGCTGCTAGAAAATGCCCCTGCTCATCCCATTAGCAAGTTAATTTCAAGGGATGGCAGAATAAAATGCATGGCACTTCCACCAAACACAACATCCTTGATCCAGCCCATGGACCAAGGTGTTATCCTTGCTGCTAAACGTATGTACCAAACAGCAATGCTTGAAGATGTTTTAGTTGTTTTACCTAGCGAGGAAGATGAATTGACAGGAAAGGATACAAGGGCTCAAAGAACACTAGAAAATCTAAAAAAGTACACAATCAGGGAAGCAATATTCCACTGGGCTAGGCTTTGGAATAAAGTGAAAGAAACCACACTAACAAATTCATGGAAGAAACTGTTAACAGAGAGGCCTAGATGTGAAGCAGCAGTATCTGATAGTGAATTCGAAGGTTTTGAAAATGAAGCCAATGATTTTGAAGGGTTTGAAGAAACGATCCGAACAATGTTGCTCCAAGCTGGTcagggtgtacaagtgaatgatatcAATGAATGGTTAGAAAATGATTACGATCCTGGTTATGAATTGTTAACTGAAGAACAGATTGCGCAAAGTGTTCTCGGAAATGACTCTGATGACTCTGATGACTCTGATGATGACTCGGACGATGTTGGTGAGGCTCTGCCTAGAGGTGTCGGATATCAGAAAAGATTGGAACAAGTTGAGGAACTCATTGAATATTCAATAAAAAGTAAACATGAGGTTATTGGAAATTTTTATGTACACCTTACAGCCTTAAAGCAATGTCTCAAAACGTTAGCcagagaaaatcagattcagacaaaaatagataaattcatgatttcaacgGTTCGTGAAAAATCTTCGTCGACAAGCGATGCTGCACCCGTCGATGCTGAATTACCATCGACAAGTCGTGGAGCATCCGCCAGCAAtgaatgctctacaagccatgctgcacccgccgatgctgaattcccaccaAGTCGTGACAAGTCATCCACTaacgatataaaatatgattga